aggggttgtccaggatggctcgcagtttgtccatcaacctcctctcagccactgactccagactgtccagttctaggccaaccacagagcgggccttctttaccagcttgttgagcttgctggcctcacccgtcttgatgcctccaccccagcacgccacagcaaagaagagagcactggccaactagatgtgtgtgtttattgtcgTGAGTTTGCCGTGTTTTTAGGCCTGATACAGATAAGCCTGTCTGCAGTTAGCGGTGTCCCTACACTGATTTCTGGTGTCTGTTCACGAAGTagtaattgttgtttttaaaaactattttgtctaattaaataaagcttgtatatatatttttcctaaaccatgcctttgtattcatttgtgaactcacctgtgtattgttaaaggggaaaccctctgttaaagggtcggtaactaaaaataagtatattgttaaaactctttgggtgaaagtcccaaggtggcgttgttggtattttatcgTCTAAatccagaaatccctttccagccctagcttggttacacGATTTGAGAGTAggtgcttctttcttcttccaaaaTAGGAGGATCAGCTTCTTAGCAGTAAGCAGCCCATAACATACAAGACATCTGCACCTTAATATaatttgcactgttatctatttcattttcatttcccatttttaaactgtcactgcactacctgcactgtgtacataggatgtttttatagaactgtattttattctattttatggtatcttatatttaaattttagatatttaaaagctggaagagagaaacagcatcttgttttacctgtatgtctcgtatatacagtgaaaattgacaataaaaacctttgaatcttgaatctgaaTCTCTTGTTTAGTGACTTGGAGATTCCTCAGCCCCTCCGACATCCCAAAGATGATCAATACGGGATCAGGTTTAATCTCAACCCAAAGAACttgtgaaagaaaattaaagattcCAATCCAGAAATTCTGCAAGCTGGGACACAGGGCATCATGTCTCTTTTAACCATTTAAAGTGTTTGATACTAAAACAGGCAGACACAAGGGAAATCAAATAGTATACATTTTCATCAGACACAATAAGACACTAGTTCTCTttctttatgcatttatttttgataacatcaaaaacaaacaaaaaaaaatagtgaGGATGGTGAAATGGATTATATACATTGCTACTCACAGGAAAAGTCAAGCACAACCTCGTCACAtaattgtgtttatgtttaagaTACTCGCTGTGTAAGCTGTGAATGAAAATTAACCAGGTGCATTAAACTAATTCACACTATGAGAGCAACGACACATCATCTACCTTttgttaaaaaaggaaaaaattctCATAAAAAAGCACTTCAGCTAAAGCATACATGACGTTAACAGTTCAAGATTACATAGAAAAGAAAGCGTGATGTGAAAGAAGTCAGGATCACAACAATTTCCCCCAAAGATACAgtaacatataaaacacatttcctaGTGACACTACAATGTAATACATAGCAGACAAGCTATCTACAGTCACATGCTTTGAAATACTTGTATTACTGTATTGTTTACATGATGCTACCCTCTTAAATGTTTGCGCCAGCGTATTGAAAAGCCCATatagaaaatattattttaaaccattattatttttcttgtaatgaAACACCAACAAGTCCAACTCAGAACTGATCAAAGAGTATAACCTGCTATCTTATATGTCTAAATATGGCTTACTGATCATTACTCTAACCCACAATGTCACATTATTTTGATCTATGAAAATAGCACTGGTGTGCTTTATCAGTTGTTTCATCCAGCTCTACAAACACAGGTATGTTTAAATTCTATGATCAGAAAAAAATTGCTACCATGATTCATTAATCTTGCCTTGGTACCAAACCATCAGGGCGGTCTTCTCTTTTCCTATAAATGATTCAACTTGAAAATGCCCAAATCACATTATTCAAAGGGTAGTTTATGCTGTAGCTTTCCAAATGAGCCTTTTAAATGACGAGTGATCAGCTGTTATTCACACTATCTCTGATACCTCTAAAACAGAGGGTTCTTATGTAATGCTAAATATTTTTCATCCGATCAATAATCGTCGCTGCCCTCATCCTCCTCGTCATACTTCCTCTTGAGGGAGTGCTTTTTGTGCTTGCCCCTGTGTCTCCGTTTACCAGAGAAGTCGGGGTCAGCTTCCCTCGTGTGCAGCTGCTCGTGCTTCTTAAGAAGACCGGGTACAGAGAACCCCTTCCCGCAGGTCTCGCACGTCCAGGGCTTTTTGCACGTGTGAGTTCTTTTGTGGACGTTTAGGTGGGACGCCAACTTGTAGGTCTTCCCGCACACGTCGCAGCTGTATGGGCGTTCGTTGGTGTGCAACCTGATGTGGACCTTCAGATTTCCTACCTGAGTGAAGGTCTTCTCGCAGATGGAGCAGCGGTAGGGTCGCTCTCTGGTGTGGATCCTCAGGTGAACCCTCAGGCAGTACTTGCTGGAGAACTTCTTCTGGCAAACCGGGCAGGGGATCTTAGCTTTGGGCACGTGGTCTTGCTGGTGCCTCTTCAGGTCAGACAGGTAGACGAAGGTCTTCCCGCACTGGGAGCAGAGATACTGGCGGTCGCCAATGTGGTAGCCCATGTGTCGCTTCAACAGGCTGGGGACGAGGAATCTCTTCCCACAGCGCTCGCACATGTGGGGGCGATCTCTGGTGTGCCAGCGCTCGTGGTTGGACAACTTGAAAGCCGTCGGGAAGCTTTTATTGCAGTGCTTGCAGGGGAATGTCATCTGGCTCGTGTGGCACTCCATGTGTCGTTTGAAGTAGGTGGACTGAGTGAAGCCCTTGTTGCAGATGTCACAGTAGAAAGGCTTTTGGCCGCTGTGGGCCAGCATGTGCTTTGTTAAGCTCTGCAGTTTGGTGAAACACTTTCCACACTGACCACAAGCGTACGGACGCACAGTGCTGTGGGTTTTCAGGTGGTTGTTAAGGAAGGCTTGGGTTCTGAAGCTCTTGTTGCATGCCGTGCAAATGAAAGGCTTCTCTCCCGTGTGAATTCGCTCGTGGTCCATTAGCTTGGACTGATACGGGAAGCTCTTGTCACACACGCTGCAGGTGAATCTGTCGGCTGGAGGCCTGatttgcttctttcttcttaTGCTTGGCTTCATGTCATCCACAAGGTCGAATCTAGGTGGAGGAAGTGGTGGCAGGGCGGGGAGGGAGAGTGAGTTGGTGGCGATCTGAGACACCCACTGATGCAGTGTGACTCGCTGAGTCTGAGGCTTTTGGCCATCTGTTGCTTTTTGTACGGGGGCAGTTTTGATCGGCACTTTGAGGACCCGAAAAGGGATTGATTTCAAATCTGGCACTCGCTGCGCTTCAGGTTTATCAGAAGCCCCCCCATCAGTGCTTTTAAGAGCTGCTGCAGGCTCCTCCTGGGTAGAGCTCTTCTCTTGCTCTGAGTTCTCCCTCTCAGCTGATGTTTCTACGCTCTTTTCCTTCAAAGCACTAACGTCAGCACTTTTCTGAATGAGTTGCTCGTTACTCTTCGGTCCAGAAGCATGGACCACCGGGCTGTCAGAGTCATCTGACATCACCCCTAAGTCTTCTGTGTCACTGAAGGAGGCTGGACTTGTTTGGTTGAGGGTGACTTGTGATTGCTTTGGTGATTCTGGTggcggtggaggtggaggtggtggttcCACTACTTTGGGCCTGAAGGCGAGTGAGGTCAGCACACAGTCGCCTACAGAGGACGAGACAGTGGctacacaaagagaaaaaaggcgttgttaaattaattttcaaaataccTAAACACTTGAacctttatttttctatttgtgTTTCCTTATACATTCATACAAACAACTTCATGGGCACCTTTAACACCAAGGAGTCCTTTGGCCTGTTGGTGCAGGAGGAGAGTCCTCAGGTCTCCATGGGCGGGGATGAAACCGCCACATGCCTCCAAGATTGTGGGCTCCGTTGAGATCATAGCACCAAGCTGAGGCACGGATTAGATGTTAATAACAAATCTGCAGTATgagtttttaagtttgactcACATTTTCTTTATTATCAGGCATGAAAAATGTTGTGCTGATTATCAACCAAAGAAGTCTCTTAATGCTCATTAATACACTTAAAACCTAAGTAGTATACCCAAGTTTGGGAGTTTGCCTGGAAAGTGAGTATGAGGTATTTTACTACACCATGTGAAAAAAGTAAGTATTCCCCCCTTGAAGGCTCTGATTGCTGGATAGggtgcagagaaacaaaaggaaaccacacacacatttttcttaCATGTCCAGTTTTAGTGTCATACTGGAAAGAAGTGGAGAATGTacttattgatattttttaattaaagagaCATCTAAGTTTTGAAAATTTCTTAGGCATCAAATTATTAGAAGCAATAAGTAAACCTGAAAGgcatctttttaatttattacatGTGACTGCCTTGAAGCAGGTGACAAGGACATGGAGACAACAAAGTCCACCTAAAATTAATTTATGGTTAAAAACAATTGAACGTGTATTAGAAGATGAAAGCATAATTTATACTATTAGAGATGATGTGGATAAAAATCCATAAAATCTACCCTAAAATCAGACTTGGCAGAATGTACAATTTCATAAACTTACATcaagaatagaaaagaaaaaaatatatcattttttatttaatgcatgTAACAATATGGGGGAAAAATGCAATGTACTTGAAAGTACAGTGATCTGGAAAGTTTAAATTGTTTTCCATGCaataaagtatttaaagtaGTATACCCAAAATAAAACCCTTCATCTAGATGCTAAATAGATGCTTGAATGTATTTGACTGTAGGATGAACAATGTCTTCAATGTTTCTTACCTTATAGTGTCAGAAATCAAAAAAGCCCTTACATTGGATTCTTCtattatttaaatgttcttttagcTTTAGATATCACTTCATGCTTTCATAAAAGTGGTTTCACTGCAACAAGGTGTCCAGGAAAGTATGACCGTTAATTAAAGGACTTTTGAAGCTGCCCCGAAATGTGAGTAAAATGTGTCATGTGTCATTAAAACCTCTAAATGTGAATATTTCTCCAGTGAGCAATTACTGTGGTGGCAACTCAGTGCCTGTAGCCGTCCATGACTGTGGCAGCAGCATAGAAAGTTAGAGTTAGACCTTAATCAGATCATCTTAAAATTATTCAGATTAAAGTAACAACACCTGATCATCAGCTGTGTAGCAATGACATTATTGTACCAGTGAGTTAACTTAATCAATTAACAGCTGTATCTGTCATTTCAAATTAGTTGCATCTGctaatatgttgtttttaaatagaTATTCATTAAGCAGTGATTTCCTTCTCTTTGCTAATGCAGTTTTTCTGTCATGATTACACAAGGCCATGACGCGGTTAGCTTGCGAGTTCAAAGAGGAACGTGACTTTAGAAATACTTCCATTTATTGACTGCTGATGAACAAGAAAATGCAACCTAAAGGTCACTCAGAAGAGCTAAAATTATTACTGCCACATCTGTAAAAGCAGCTGAGGACGCCATGGGTTCccactatagactgtataaataatggacgcagtatctgtgacgtcacccatctgtttctgaagcgctgttttgaagccaatcatcagcgggagccatattggaaatgctgaactcaaccaaactgctgttgagttggtgtgaggtaaagaggcgggctttgagcctcctcgccaacagctacagcgttcccgcctgtcaatcaagtcagctgttgcatctcattggaagactagtaatcttcataccttcgaaattgctgctttttgaaaacattaaccccctacagtgtgtgccgatcaggaaatgagctatccagactacattctttttgtaccaggctgtaaacatgtttatttctgctgttaagatcgtcttttttgaattggtgtgtatgtggtttccggttcttctggagccagcctcaagcagacactcaagaaactgcagtttttaacacttccccattggcttcaattctcacgacCGTAGGGTTCCAATGTCGTCTACAACATTGTCAAAAATAAATTTACATAGAAAGTAATGGTAAATGTGCTCAAGCATTTTGCCTCTGAACAAGATAAAGGGTACTGTGTATCTCCACCCATCCTGCTGTGACCACCCCCGAGTTAAAGTTTTTAATGTGATGACCGGTCATGTGCTTACCTGGGTCAAATTAGGAACAGGAAGAAGTTGCTCCAGCTTGCACACCAGACCTGCAATCAGGGCCTGCAGCGCTGTATCGAACTTTGTGCCGTAATGAACAGGGAAAACTTCCTGTAGGAAAGGAAATAGAACCGTTACACCAATGTGACTTTAAAGTTATTATGGCTGAAGGAGAGGAATTTTGAATCTAATGCACTAGATCTACCCAGTGCACTGTGTCTGACGCATCTGAATTTGTCACCTCTTTATTTCTGTTAGCCAACAGAAGAATTAGTGTGAAGTCTGATCACAGATGTTAGCACTGTTTTGACCAAAAGCCAAATGTCATATTTAAGTCCATTCACAATTCCTATTTTAACAACTCTGGATGAGCTCAATTGGCTTTGTAGGGTGGCCACCAATTATTGTGTAACAGCATAAAGGCAGACTTGAATACCTGGAAAAAACGCTTCCTCTCAGCAGCACTTTTAAGCAGATTCTGGACCAGCACCATGAAGTTTGTTTGAGATTTCTCCACTTCTGAGTCCTTCTgcaacacagggaacacaggaaaTCAAGTCATTGGGAGTCTGCATTCAACCGTGGTCATATTTCAAGAGGGTACAAATGTGTATGATGAAtgtaaaagaaatgaaataattccTACCCCAATAGTGGCAGAGACCTTCAGCTTATTTATGAGAGTCTGGATAGCCCTGTGATCTGGTTGACCGTCTTTGTGAAGCAAATCCAAAATGATCTAGAGAAGAAGAAACCAACTTAATaaactcaaaattaaaacattttttttcttacacagAATCCACAACGCTAAGAGGCTTTAACTTCAGTAGTTTGTAAAAGGAAACAGATGGAGTTCATCATCAATTTGGTGTGATCCCAACTTTGATGTTTGGCACCCTAAAGGAACAAAGACAAATCTAATTGAATGAAACCAATTGAAGAAACCTGGAGGGCACACATCACAGGCTCAGTGTGACAGAGGTATGTAGCAACTTACAAAGTCGGGTGACTCAAAGGTTCAATAAACAGAAGCCAAAGTATTCATTAGTTTTAGTTC
Above is a genomic segment from Notolabrus celidotus isolate fNotCel1 chromosome 21, fNotCel1.pri, whole genome shotgun sequence containing:
- the si:dkey-14d8.1 gene encoding zinc finger protein 768 isoform X1, with amino-acid sequence MEKRSDSSGAGGALPLASLCLMASPLQLSYSFMWQVIRQKKVKLYGKVEEFVTMVTQTVPELMSIKQTAQLLLGLRARIILDLLHKDGQPDHRAIQTLINKLKVSATIGKDSEVEKSQTNFMVLVQNLLKSAAERKRFFQEVFPVHYGTKFDTALQALIAGLVCKLEQLLPVPNLTQLGAMISTEPTILEACGGFIPAHGDLRTLLLHQQAKGLLGVKATVSSSVGDCVLTSLAFRPKVVEPPPPPPPPPESPKQSQVTLNQTSPASFSDTEDLGVMSDDSDSPVVHASGPKSNEQLIQKSADVSALKEKSVETSAERENSEQEKSSTQEEPAAALKSTDGGASDKPEAQRVPDLKSIPFRVLKVPIKTAPVQKATDGQKPQTQRVTLHQWVSQIATNSLSLPALPPLPPPRFDLVDDMKPSIRRKKQIRPPADRFTCSVCDKSFPYQSKLMDHERIHTGEKPFICTACNKSFRTQAFLNNHLKTHSTVRPYACGQCGKCFTKLQSLTKHMLAHSGQKPFYCDICNKGFTQSTYFKRHMECHTSQMTFPCKHCNKSFPTAFKLSNHERWHTRDRPHMCERCGKRFLVPSLLKRHMGYHIGDRQYLCSQCGKTFVYLSDLKRHQQDHVPKAKIPCPVCQKKFSSKYCLRVHLRIHTRERPYRCSICEKTFTQVGNLKVHIRLHTNERPYSCDVCGKTYKLASHLNVHKRTHTCKKPWTCETCGKGFSVPGLLKKHEQLHTREADPDFSGKRRHRGKHKKHSLKRKYDEEDEGSDDY
- the si:dkey-14d8.1 gene encoding zinc finger protein 768 isoform X2, whose translation is MEKRSDSSGAGGALPLASLCLMASPLQLSYSFMWQVIRQKKVKLYGKVEEFVTMVTQTVPELMSIKQTAQLLLGLRARIILDLLHKDGQPDHRAIQTLINKLKVSATIGDSEVEKSQTNFMVLVQNLLKSAAERKRFFQEVFPVHYGTKFDTALQALIAGLVCKLEQLLPVPNLTQLGAMISTEPTILEACGGFIPAHGDLRTLLLHQQAKGLLGVKATVSSSVGDCVLTSLAFRPKVVEPPPPPPPPPESPKQSQVTLNQTSPASFSDTEDLGVMSDDSDSPVVHASGPKSNEQLIQKSADVSALKEKSVETSAERENSEQEKSSTQEEPAAALKSTDGGASDKPEAQRVPDLKSIPFRVLKVPIKTAPVQKATDGQKPQTQRVTLHQWVSQIATNSLSLPALPPLPPPRFDLVDDMKPSIRRKKQIRPPADRFTCSVCDKSFPYQSKLMDHERIHTGEKPFICTACNKSFRTQAFLNNHLKTHSTVRPYACGQCGKCFTKLQSLTKHMLAHSGQKPFYCDICNKGFTQSTYFKRHMECHTSQMTFPCKHCNKSFPTAFKLSNHERWHTRDRPHMCERCGKRFLVPSLLKRHMGYHIGDRQYLCSQCGKTFVYLSDLKRHQQDHVPKAKIPCPVCQKKFSSKYCLRVHLRIHTRERPYRCSICEKTFTQVGNLKVHIRLHTNERPYSCDVCGKTYKLASHLNVHKRTHTCKKPWTCETCGKGFSVPGLLKKHEQLHTREADPDFSGKRRHRGKHKKHSLKRKYDEEDEGSDDY